A stretch of DNA from Natrinema sp. HArc-T2:
GCGACTGATCCGACCGTGGACCGCAGCGGCCCTTGCACTGGCGGCAGCAGGGGTCGGATTCGCCTACTACCTCACGTCGGCCGGCGTCGACCCGAGCATCGTCGTGACGGCGGCTGATACGATCGTCTCGGATACCGTCGCGCTCGCAACCGGCCTGCCACTTCTCCAGATGGTACAAGCAGGCATCTGGACGCTGGGATTTGTACCTGCCCCCGTCTTTCTCTCGTGGTATCTCGCCGTGCGAGGCCGGTACGGACTCGGCGTCGTCCCCGGCGGGGCCGCACTCGGCTTTCTCGTGTTGACCGGCGACGCGGGCACCCTCGTCACCGTCGTCGGCACCCTCGCCGCCATCGGTGCCGTCGCTGCCGGCGAACTCGAGCGCCGTGGCGGCTCGATCGAGCAGGCAGACCTGCTCGCAGCACTGTTCGCGCTGGCCATCGTCCTCTCGCTTTCAGTTACAGTCGTCCCCGGCCAGCCGGCAGCGCCGACCCACCTCGCCCAGGGCGAGCCCGGCACGCTCGAGGCAACGCTCGATACCGCGCCCCAGCGGTCGGGGATCGCGGGAGCGGTCGAGCTCTCGCCGGCGGTCCGATTTACCGTCGAGTCGGACCAGCGATCGTACTGGCGGACCGGCGTCTACGATCGATTCACCGGTGACGGGTGGGTCCGAACCGGTCGAAGCAGCCGGTACGATGGGCGGCTCGCGTCGCCACCAAACAGCGACGAGACGGTCGAGCAGACCATCACCGCCGAGACGAAACTGGGCGTCATGCCCGTCGCACCACAACCGATCGCCCTCGAGGGCGACGTGACACGACGGACGACCGTTTCAGGACACGGCCAGCCGCGGCCGGAGACGCCGCTGTCGGCGGGCGAGAGCTACACCGTCGTGAGTGCAGTCGTCGATCCCGATCCGGTAGCGCTCCGGGCTGCCGGAACGGACTATCCCGACGCGGTGACCGATCGGTACCTCCAGTTGCCCGAAAGCACCTCGAGCGAGTTCCGATCGCAGACCGCCGAAATCACGGCTGACGCACAGAATCCATACGAAACCGCAGTCGCGATCGAACGCCACCTCGAGTCCTCGAAGGAGTACTCGCTGTCGGTCACCAAACCCGACGGCAACGTCGCCGAGGCGTTCACGACGGAGATGGAGGCAGGCTACTGCGTCTACTTTGCGACGGCAATGACTCAGATGCTCCGCGCGGAAGGGGTTCCGGCCCGCTACGTTACCGGCTACACGAGCGGCCAGCAGGTCGACGACGATACCTACGTCGTCCGCGGGCTCGATGCCCACGCCTGGGTCGAGGTCTACTTCCCCGAACACGGCTGGGTCCGGTTCGATCCGACACCGGGCGACAGCCGCGATGCGGTTCACACCGACCGGCTCGAGCAAGCCCGCGACGCCGACACCGAGAGCGTAGACACCGAAGAAAGCGACGACGTGCCCGTTTCCGACGAGCCGT
This window harbors:
- a CDS encoding DUF3488 and DUF4129 domain-containing transglutaminase family protein; this encodes MSTDTSGQANEQPISLETGQTAENGAARTLALACLLVLTASYVSVLYGVTQVVGGSRALITLVAVMLVGATVLARLIRPWTAAALALAAAGVGFAYYLTSAGVDPSIVVTAADTIVSDTVALATGLPLLQMVQAGIWTLGFVPAPVFLSWYLAVRGRYGLGVVPGGAALGFLVLTGDAGTLVTVVGTLAAIGAVAAGELERRGGSIEQADLLAALFALAIVLSLSVTVVPGQPAAPTHLAQGEPGTLEATLDTAPQRSGIAGAVELSPAVRFTVESDQRSYWRTGVYDRFTGDGWVRTGRSSRYDGRLASPPNSDETVEQTITAETKLGVMPVAPQPIALEGDVTRRTTVSGHGQPRPETPLSAGESYTVVSAVVDPDPVALRAAGTDYPDAVTDRYLQLPESTSSEFRSQTAEITADAQNPYETAVAIERHLESSKEYSLSVTKPDGNVAEAFTTEMEAGYCVYFATAMTQMLRAEGVPARYVTGYTSGQQVDDDTYVVRGLDAHAWVEVYFPEHGWVRFDPTPGDSRDAVHTDRLEQARDADTESVDTEESDDVPVSDEPSDPTGNEPVEQPEPDPNEPTDPNDSNNSTSTTQGNETNETPSNPATGTNGGDSTNDGPLVTITRETAALGFVALVGLAAGARRTNATTRLRHTLELYWHGRRHDPDRDAERAFTRLERLLARQYRPRRRSESVRAYLHALSRTADATPIDPRTERVVDYYERATYGNGVSRAEADDAIAIVDDLARARLPIVGWLRRDG